The nucleotide window CCTTCATACTCAAGAATCGCGGCGCCGTTATAATTGATCTTTTTCAGAACCGCGAACAATCCCGGCAAATCGAGATTGCCGGAGCCGACCACAACATCCTCCGGTTTGCGGGCGCCGTTAAAAACGAAATCCTTCAAATGCAAACCGTAAAGCCGGTCCGCAAACATTTCCGCCATTTTTACAGGGTCTTCGCCGGCATCCAATGCCCAGGCCGTGTCAAGGGTAAGTCCCACCCGCGGGCCGGTATTTTCAAACACGGTCTTCAAGACCCCGGCCGACCCAAGCCAATGACGGCCGCCGTGGTTGTGAATGCCCATATTGACGCCGTATTTATCAGCGAGCCTTTCCGCCGACCGGAATGCGTCGCGCCCGAATGAAAAAGGAAAACTGACGCTCATCAGCCTTGCCCCGGCCATTTTGGCAAACTTAAAGAATTTTTCCTCGATTTCCGGCTTGTTGTTCATGCTCTGGACCCCGATGCTTATGATTTTAACGCCGGCCTTTGCGTAAATCCCGATCACTTTGTCAAAAATCTTTTCGTCGGTAAAATCGGCATGCACGGCGCAAAGCTCAAGACTTGACACACCCACGCCTTTGACTTTTTCGGCAACTTCCTCGTTCTTCTTAAAATTCCTGAAACAGTAACTTTGCACGGCCAAATCTTTTGCAATGTTC belongs to Kiritimatiellia bacterium and includes:
- a CDS encoding sugar phosphate isomerase/epimerase, with protein sequence MNIAKDLAVQSYCFRNFKKNEEVAEKVKGVGVSSLELCAVHADFTDEKIFDKVIGIYAKAGVKIISIGVQSMNNKPEIEEKFFKFAKMAGARLMSVSFPFSFGRDAFRSAERLADKYGVNMGIHNHGGRHWLGSAGVLKTVFENTGPRVGLTLDTAWALDAGEDPVKMAEMFADRLYGLHLKDFVFNGARKPEDVVVGSGNLDLPGLFAVLKKINYNGAAILEYEG